The segment GGACATCGGCCTGACATCCAACGCCATGGCCGGAGAAAAGAACCGCAACATCCCCGACTACCCCACCCGCGAAAAGAATCTCACCGATTTCATCAAAGAGCTCGGCATCCCCAGATCCCGCTACCAGATCCAGATGCTCACCACCCCCTACGGAACCACCCTGGAAAACGACTATGAATCAATCGTGGTCTCCCCCGAGACCTACTCCGTAGCCCTGAAGATCAACAAGATCAGAAAGACTGAAGGCAGACCTGAGATCAAGATCATCAGGATAGAATACCATGGTCGACGATGATATTCCTATCTCTTCCACAAGGATCGTACACAGGGAGATCGATGTACACGGGCATCTGAAGAGATTGCAGGCTAAAAGCGAATGATCCTTCATTGAAATGAGCTTAATGTGCTGCTTTGCTCAGGTTAAATAATACTTGCTCGAAAGTTAACACTAAAAACAATTGCAGCATACTGTATATACACTTCTTAAAAACCAAACCGATTGGCTTAAATATATTTATACCATATGGGAAGTTCAGGTACAAAACAAGTAAACTTTACATGTTGGCATGGTGGACAAAAAGAGCAAGAGGGTGTAAAATTTGAAGTATGTTGAAAAGATCTGTCCAGTATGTGAGAACAAGTTCTTGGTAGAGAAGAAAGTGGCAGACAGGGAAATGTATTGCACGCTCAGATGTTGCTCCAAGGCCATGGCCGAGAATCCTGAAATTAATGCCAAACCAATTGAGATCACGAACTGATTTCACAAATAATAACACAAATTTCACATTAAAACGAGTATTTGGGTCGATTTTTTTGAAGATATTACGTGTTGCAGCCGACATATATCCTGCAGTCGTAGGTGGAGTAGGCATTCATGTCCATGAAATGTCAAAAGAACAGGCTAGATTAGGACATGAAGTAAATGTATACACAGCTATAACTGATTCTGAGCCAGACAATGAATCTACATCTGGCTACAACATTCGTCGGTTTAAACCCTTAATGAATCTGTTAGGCAATTCCATCATGCCAAATATGTTCTTAGATCTATTCAAAAATAGACACAAACATGACATAATTCATGCACATTCCCACCTCTATTTTTCAACCAACTTGTGTGCACTTTTGAGGAAAATGGGATCATCCCCTCTTGTAATAACTAACCACGGATTAAATTCACAGACGGCTCCGGAATGGTTTCAAAATATCTACACCGCTACAGGGGCAAAGCTGACATTCTTAGCAGCTGACAAAATAATATGTTATACTGAAACAGGAAAGAATGAACTAATCGAGTTGGGCATCAAATCCCACAAAATAGAAGTGATCCATAACGGAATCGATACAGACCATTTCGTTCCTGCAAAAAAACAATGTCTTGATAAAAAACGGTTGCTATGGATTGGAAGATATGCAAATGGAAAAGGTGTTGATAACCTAATAGATGCATTCAATATTCTTAAATCAAAACATCCAGAAGCTTCCCTCACAATGGTTGGCAGAGGTCCGGATAAAGACAGGATAATACAAAAAATTCATGATCTAGAGCTGGACAAAGACATAACAATAAAAGACTTTGTTCCAAATTCTGAGATCGTACAATTATATCAAAACTCAAGTGTCTTTGTGCTCCCAAGTCTTGAGGAAGGCGTTCCAAGAACAATCCTGGAATCCATGTCATGTGGAGTTCCCGTAGTATGCACACGATTACCTCAGTTGGTAGACATCGTTGAAGGCAGTGGATTTCTTGTCCCCATAAAGGATTCACAAACATTAGCAGATAGGATATCCGAAATATTATCAGACATCTCCCTTGCAGAGGGGTTGGGACAAAACGGCAGGAAAAATGTTGTTGCAAACTATTCCTGGAAAGATACTGTGAAAAGGACCATACAATTATACGAAGGACTGATCTGAAATGTCAAAAATTGTAATTACAGGTGGAGCAGGTTTTATTGGATCACATATTGCAGAGGGGCTTGCAAAAGATAATCATGAGATTGTAATCGTGGACAATCTAGATGATTACTACCCAATTGATCTAAAGAAGCGAAACATAGATATCGCCCTTAATAGTGGAGATGCCACATTTATCAATGCAGATATCACTGATCTGAGCAGAATGAAAGAGATAATTGACGATACTGTTGATTATGTATATCACGAAGCTGCCCAGGCTGGAGTAAGGATCTCAGTTGAAAATCCCTTCAAACCAAACGACATAAACGTATTCGGGACTTTAAACGTGCTTAAGGCTTCAATGGATGCAGACGTTAAAAAAGTGATCAATGCTTCTTCATCTTCGGTCTATGGAAAAGTAAAATACATGCCTTTTGATGAGCAGCATCCAACAGAACCAGTTTCACCCTACGGCGTGAGTAAACTTGCAGCAGAACAGTACTGCAGGGTTTTTTATGAGGTATATGGGCTACCCACAACATCCCTTCGCTATTTTACAGTATATGGTCCAAGGATGAGACCCGATCTTGCAATCTCTATATTTACAAGAAAAATGCTTGCAAACGAACCAATAACCATATTTGGAGATGGAGAGCAAACAAGGGATTTCACTTATGTTGAAGATGTTGTGGAAGCTAACAAAAAATTACTCAATAACAAATCCACCGATGGAAAAATCCTGAACATCGGAAGTGGCAACAGAATCAGTGTAAATGATCTCATTAAAAATATAAGGGAACTTGTTGGATCAGAATCAGAAGTCAAATATGCCAAAGTGCAAAAAGGAGATGCTGAAAATACACTCGCAAATGTGAATTTAGCAAATCAATTAATTGGATATGAACCAAGAGTGAACATTGAAAAAGGGTTAGCTAGATTTATAGAGTGGATGAAAGTAAAAAACAATTAATTCTAATGGATAAATAATATGAAAATGTTAGTTTGTGCATCCGAATATTACCCCCATGGCTCTGGAATTGCAAATGTAGCATATAATGTTGTAGAGCAATTAAAAAAGAAAGGAATAGAGTGTACTGTATGTTCACCAACAGGTCCAGATATAAAAATCGGCAGCCCAAAATTAATTCAAAATTTTGGAATAATAGGACTACTTTATTATTGGTACAAAGTATCTAAGAATTTTGAGACAAATGATTTTGATGTAATATGGATGCACAATCCATTTTTGTTAAATGGTAGCCCATATAAAAAATGCGTTGTGACACTAAATTCAACATATTATGGTAAAATGGTCAATAAACTACCACCATCCAATTACAATAAAGTTGTATCAAGGATTGAAAAATTTTGTTTAAATCGAATGAATCAAAAAGCAAAATTTACAGCCGTAGGGCAGGGAATTTGCAATGAAATGGAAGATTCGGGAGTAAATCACAAAATAAATTACATTCCAAATGGTGTAAACATAAATAAGTTTAAAACAACCTTTAATAAAAATCTATTACGAAAAAAGTTAGAACTACCTTTAGAAAGTACAATTATTTTAAGTGTGGGGCGTTTAGTAGAATTAAAGCGAACCAAAAAAATGATAGAAATATTTGGGAAATTGCAAGAAAAACTACCGGATATAACTTTTGTTATTGCAGGCGATGGAGAATTATTTGAATCATTGGTGGACTATACTGAAAAATATAAAATAAAAAATGTAAATTTCCTTGGTCATATCAAAGAAAACTTACCCGATTTATATGCTTGCTCTGATTACTACATTACAGCTTCAAAGTATGAAGGTGGAGGACCAACATTAGC is part of the Methanococcoides orientis genome and harbors:
- a CDS encoding glycosyltransferase family 4 protein produces the protein MKILRVAADIYPAVVGGVGIHVHEMSKEQARLGHEVNVYTAITDSEPDNESTSGYNIRRFKPLMNLLGNSIMPNMFLDLFKNRHKHDIIHAHSHLYFSTNLCALLRKMGSSPLVITNHGLNSQTAPEWFQNIYTATGAKLTFLAADKIICYTETGKNELIELGIKSHKIEVIHNGIDTDHFVPAKKQCLDKKRLLWIGRYANGKGVDNLIDAFNILKSKHPEASLTMVGRGPDKDRIIQKIHDLELDKDITIKDFVPNSEIVQLYQNSSVFVLPSLEEGVPRTILESMSCGVPVVCTRLPQLVDIVEGSGFLVPIKDSQTLADRISEILSDISLAEGLGQNGRKNVVANYSWKDTVKRTIQLYEGLI
- a CDS encoding SDR family oxidoreductase produces the protein MSKIVITGGAGFIGSHIAEGLAKDNHEIVIVDNLDDYYPIDLKKRNIDIALNSGDATFINADITDLSRMKEIIDDTVDYVYHEAAQAGVRISVENPFKPNDINVFGTLNVLKASMDADVKKVINASSSSVYGKVKYMPFDEQHPTEPVSPYGVSKLAAEQYCRVFYEVYGLPTTSLRYFTVYGPRMRPDLAISIFTRKMLANEPITIFGDGEQTRDFTYVEDVVEANKKLLNNKSTDGKILNIGSGNRISVNDLIKNIRELVGSESEVKYAKVQKGDAENTLANVNLANQLIGYEPRVNIEKGLARFIEWMKVKNN
- a CDS encoding glycosyltransferase family 4 protein gives rise to the protein MKMLVCASEYYPHGSGIANVAYNVVEQLKKKGIECTVCSPTGPDIKIGSPKLIQNFGIIGLLYYWYKVSKNFETNDFDVIWMHNPFLLNGSPYKKCVVTLNSTYYGKMVNKLPPSNYNKVVSRIEKFCLNRMNQKAKFTAVGQGICNEMEDSGVNHKINYIPNGVNINKFKTTFNKNLLRKKLELPLESTIILSVGRLVELKRTKKMIEIFGKLQEKLPDITFVIAGDGELFESLVDYTEKYKIKNVNFLGHIKENLPDLYACSDYYITASKYEGGGPTLAIAEAMATGLPCIVSNIQNLKFIEDIDAGIVVDFDKTEEAINKINQYLQKDNSNHSQNAKKYSTNNLNWDLIANQYLEEFKQVCK